A window of Candidatus Binatia bacterium contains these coding sequences:
- a CDS encoding SDR family NAD(P)-dependent oxidoreductase — MGKLDGKIAIITGGGTGIGKAIAKEFADAGARVVLAARDLDRLEAAAHEIGSAASAVRCDVSDETQVEALFARVDEEQGPVDIMVNNAGLASPALTHELELERWQQVISVNLTGAFLGSKHALKRMIPRKSGRILNIGSISGQMSRPHSAAYTSSKFGLDGLTRSMALDGREHGIAVSVLHPGNVDTDIWKGMREMAELEGMVPLADVAHAALAIVSMEDGVNMLSSVILPVTQPYIGRG, encoded by the coding sequence ATGGGAAAACTCGACGGAAAGATAGCCATCATCACCGGTGGCGGTACTGGAATCGGCAAGGCGATCGCGAAAGAGTTTGCCGATGCGGGAGCCCGCGTTGTTCTGGCGGCACGCGACCTCGACCGTCTCGAAGCTGCCGCGCACGAGATCGGCAGTGCGGCTTCAGCCGTTCGCTGTGATGTCTCCGATGAGACACAAGTCGAGGCCCTATTCGCTCGGGTCGATGAAGAGCAAGGCCCTGTCGATATCATGGTCAACAACGCAGGACTTGCCTCGCCGGCACTGACCCACGAACTGGAACTCGAGCGCTGGCAGCAAGTGATTTCGGTCAATCTCACGGGAGCTTTTTTAGGGTCCAAACACGCGCTGAAGCGGATGATACCTCGCAAAAGCGGCCGAATCCTGAACATTGGCAGCATCAGCGGACAGATGTCCCGGCCCCACTCCGCCGCCTACACCTCGAGTAAATTCGGGCTGGACGGACTGACGCGTTCGATGGCCCTCGATGGCCGCGAGCACGGCATCGCCGTCAGCGTCCTCCATCCGGGAAATGTCGACACGGACATCTGGAAAGGCATGCGGGAGATGGCCGAGCTGGAAGGCATGGTTCCCCTCGCCGATGTGGCCCATGCCGCCCTGGCAATCGTCAGCATGGAAGACGGCGTCAATATGCTCAGCTCGGTCATTTTACCGGTGACCCAGCCCTATATCGGGCGCGGCTGA
- a CDS encoding cytochrome P450: MPTAGMGARASIKGPYQGKFTPSLPLNLGSDSFINNKYEHYAWMREEAPVCPGKISLFRLKLLSRYEDCAQLAKDERFRRNRTRAVGGSRFPIPLPKSVQAVADSMIVEDDPEHRRLRGLVNQAFKPAAVKRLGDQIEELADQLLDRLHGQQTIELLRDYALPIPVTMIQRLMGVPEQEMPQFRKVLGHLSDGLTGFQVIRTFLWDLPRSLKFMRAMVDRKRHHPEDDILTALIHAEEEGDTLSEDELLSMCFLLIIAGYETTSHLITNAVLTMLQHPDQLERLREEPGLIGSAVEEVQRFNGPLHGAKLSYAIEDIDWNGELIRRGEPVMPLYGAANHDPTAFDNPETFDIAREPNHHFGFGHGVHFCLGAQLARMETKVALTRLFERFPDLRLAVSPESLQFDKLPGWHRYKALPIRLF, from the coding sequence ATGCCTACTGCGGGCATGGGTGCGAGAGCGTCAATCAAAGGGCCTTATCAGGGTAAATTTACTCCGAGCCTGCCACTCAATCTGGGCAGCGACTCGTTCATCAACAACAAATACGAACATTACGCCTGGATGCGGGAAGAGGCGCCGGTCTGCCCGGGAAAAATCAGCCTCTTTCGACTCAAACTCCTCAGCCGTTACGAGGATTGTGCCCAACTGGCCAAGGACGAACGCTTTCGAAGGAATCGAACTCGGGCCGTGGGCGGATCGCGCTTTCCCATTCCCTTGCCCAAATCCGTTCAAGCGGTCGCCGACAGCATGATCGTCGAGGACGACCCCGAACATCGACGACTGCGCGGCCTGGTCAATCAGGCCTTCAAGCCCGCGGCGGTCAAGCGACTGGGCGATCAAATCGAAGAACTGGCCGACCAGCTTCTCGACCGACTCCATGGGCAGCAGACGATCGAACTGCTTCGCGACTACGCTCTTCCGATCCCCGTCACCATGATTCAGCGATTGATGGGCGTGCCCGAGCAGGAGATGCCCCAGTTCCGAAAGGTTCTGGGCCACCTCTCGGACGGACTCACCGGATTTCAGGTCATTCGCACCTTCTTGTGGGACTTGCCGCGCAGCTTGAAATTCATGCGCGCGATGGTCGACAGGAAGCGCCATCATCCTGAGGACGATATCCTCACAGCACTCATCCATGCTGAAGAAGAAGGCGATACTCTTTCCGAAGATGAGCTTTTGAGTATGTGCTTCCTTCTCATTATCGCCGGCTACGAAACAACCTCCCACCTGATCACCAACGCCGTCCTGACCATGCTGCAACACCCCGACCAACTCGAACGTCTCCGCGAGGAACCAGGCCTGATCGGATCAGCCGTCGAGGAGGTGCAGCGATTCAATGGACCTCTCCATGGGGCCAAACTTTCCTACGCCATCGAGGATATTGACTGGAACGGGGAGCTGATTCGTCGGGGAGAGCCCGTCATGCCGCTCTATGGTGCCGCAAACCATGACCCGACAGCTTTCGACAATCCCGAAACCTTCGATATCGCACGCGAGCCCAACCACCATTTCGGATTCGGCCATGGCGTGCACTTTTGCCTCGGTGCGCAACTCGCACGAATGGAAACAAAAGTGGCCCTGACGCGCCTCTTTGAGCGTTTTCCCGATCTACGGCTGGCGGTATCTCCGGAATCGCTGCAATTCGACAAACTGCCCGGCTGGCATCGTTATAAAGCGCTGCCGATTCGGCTGTTCTGA
- a CDS encoding Kazal-type serine protease inhibitor domain-containing protein: protein MRFQDTPTASLIAETWIRAARLVFLLLVVALLLPVARGLADAGNECTGGRYMVGEASGAASPLADTVIVVAGGTVSMEPCGEPDRTRIKRTRRGMVLKASWRQCNQDIGKTKLRMRTDADCQKARGTLVTQTPRSRVRFETSHRCEVAILCTPQTIPVDTNGDGCENSCLPCPALQCQPGYGPVDTDGDGCHDECEVTVDVACDADRDCSSDNRMYCAKPSASCGSAAEDAPGVCRIPPQNCTLEYEPVCGCDGTTYSNACVAAAAGVNVASEGACERTCGSLPLPGVPSGCENNQICDLPPNTCDIADLPGVCVQQPDACAEIYQPVCGCDNQTYANDCVRLQAGVPLQFARACDEPCATVDCPPDSRPLDTNGDGCEDACEVAYDIPCTTNSDCWWRSTLYCATAPGTCGESGPGVCTAAAGACTMEYDPVCGCDGMTYGNGCSAAAAGINIDTIGACDSTR, encoded by the coding sequence ATGAGGTTTCAGGACACTCCCACCGCAAGCCTGATCGCAGAAACATGGATCCGTGCTGCACGACTCGTTTTCCTGCTACTCGTTGTCGCACTGCTCCTTCCAGTGGCGCGGGGCTTGGCGGATGCGGGAAACGAGTGTACCGGCGGGCGCTACATGGTTGGAGAAGCTTCCGGCGCAGCTTCACCGCTCGCCGACACGGTGATTGTGGTCGCAGGCGGGACCGTCTCGATGGAACCCTGCGGAGAACCGGATCGGACCCGCATCAAGCGCACTCGGCGCGGCATGGTGCTCAAAGCATCCTGGCGACAATGCAATCAGGACATCGGAAAGACCAAGTTACGCATGCGCACGGACGCCGACTGCCAAAAGGCTCGCGGCACGCTGGTCACACAAACCCCGAGGAGCCGTGTTCGCTTCGAGACCTCTCACCGGTGCGAGGTCGCAATTCTCTGCACCCCGCAAACAATCCCCGTCGATACCAATGGGGATGGTTGCGAAAATTCTTGCCTTCCCTGCCCGGCGCTCCAATGCCAACCCGGGTATGGTCCTGTCGATACCGACGGGGATGGCTGCCATGACGAGTGCGAAGTCACCGTGGATGTGGCTTGCGATGCCGATCGGGACTGCTCATCGGACAACCGCATGTACTGCGCGAAGCCGTCGGCCAGTTGCGGTTCCGCAGCGGAAGATGCGCCAGGTGTGTGCCGGATACCGCCGCAAAATTGCACTCTGGAATACGAACCCGTCTGCGGTTGCGATGGCACCACATACAGCAATGCCTGCGTTGCCGCCGCAGCTGGCGTCAACGTCGCTTCGGAAGGAGCTTGCGAGAGGACTTGCGGAAGCCTTCCGCTCCCCGGTGTCCCGTCGGGTTGCGAAAACAACCAGATCTGCGATCTGCCGCCGAACACTTGCGACATCGCCGACCTCCCGGGGGTCTGCGTACAACAGCCCGACGCATGCGCCGAAATCTACCAACCGGTCTGTGGTTGCGATAACCAGACCTACGCCAATGACTGTGTTCGCCTGCAAGCAGGGGTCCCTCTGCAATTTGCCCGCGCCTGCGACGAGCCATGCGCCACGGTGGATTGTCCGCCGGATAGTCGACCCCTCGACACCAACGGTGACGGGTGCGAGGACGCCTGCGAGGTGGCCTACGATATCCCGTGCACAACGAACTCGGATTGCTGGTGGCGAAGCACCTTATATTGCGCCACCGCCCCTGGCACCTGCGGCGAATCAGGTCCGGGGGTCTGCACCGCGGCCGCCGGGGCCTGCACCATGGAATACGATCCCGTCTGTGGTTGCGATGGCATGACTTACGGCAATGGCTGCAGCGCGGCCGCGGCCGGGATCAACATCGATACGATCGGCGCTTGTGATAGCACCCGTTAG